A window of the Lactuca sativa cultivar Salinas chromosome 5, Lsat_Salinas_v11, whole genome shotgun sequence genome harbors these coding sequences:
- the LOC111921005 gene encoding vacuolar protein sorting-associated protein 55 homolog — MFSSSFLLQVLACAIYSNWWPMLSALMYVLVPMPCMFFGGGSTEYLLTRDGGGWIDAAKFLTGASTVGSLAIPIILRHAHLISTGAMLIEFMSFFIFVCTVMCFHRASLEDEW; from the exons ATGTTTTCATCTAGTTTCCTTCTACAAGTTCTG GCTTGTGCAATATACAGCAACTGGTGGCCAATGTTATCAG CACTTATGTATGTATTGGTCCCTATGCCATGCATGTTCTTTGGTGGCGGGTCCACTGAATATTTACTCACACGGGATGGCGGCGG GTGGATAGATGCTGCAAAATTCCTAACAGGGGCATCAACAGTGGGGAGTTTAGCGATCCCGATAATTCTAAGGCATGCACATCTGATAAGCACTGGAGCAATGTTGATTGAATTCATGTCTTTTTTTATATTTGTGTGTACTGTTATGTGCTTTCATCGGGCAAGTCTTGAAGATGAATGGTGA